From the Deinococcota bacterium genome, one window contains:
- a CDS encoding MFS transporter, with translation MASARQVALDTLRRVHRGAFSAPAVDAALRKEPLSAQDRGLVTDLVYGSLRREITLDACLRPLLKAPEGLPPEVLDALRLGSYERLFRETAGHAAVNEWVEVVKAAFPRLAGLANAVLRRVTLQEGLDEATAAGLPGWLYQEWQGLFGPDRAARLAASGLTPQPLWLLLYRPEARASLEAEGAELTDGPLADTVAVRSPKPLVELSAFKRGWVQAQNPSSTVPTRLLEVKAGERVLDLAGGGGVKAAQLAAAGAAVTSLDLFAKKAERGRANLRRLGLEATFLSHDLRTLPALEPAAKVLLDAPCTGTGTLRGHPELRTRVTEKAVHELAALQRELLATAAMLTRPGGRLVYAVCALTRAETVDNVRWFLDAQPDFRLIEPEPPLPAVETAEETAEGTFLLPLGGLDGFFISVFERVC, from the coding sequence ATAGCCTCCGCCCGACAAGTTGCCCTGGACACCCTGCGCCGCGTTCACCGCGGCGCTTTTTCTGCGCCCGCAGTGGACGCCGCTCTGCGCAAAGAGCCGCTCTCGGCGCAAGACCGCGGCCTGGTCACCGATCTCGTCTACGGCAGCCTGCGCCGCGAAATAACCCTCGACGCCTGTTTGAGGCCGCTGCTCAAAGCCCCCGAGGGCTTGCCGCCCGAGGTCCTGGACGCCCTGCGCCTGGGCAGCTACGAGCGCCTCTTTCGGGAGACGGCTGGGCATGCCGCCGTCAACGAGTGGGTCGAGGTCGTCAAGGCGGCCTTTCCCCGGCTCGCCGGGCTCGCCAACGCGGTCTTGCGCCGCGTAACCTTGCAAGAAGGGCTGGACGAGGCCACCGCCGCCGGTCTGCCGGGCTGGCTCTACCAGGAGTGGCAGGGGCTCTTTGGGCCGGACAGGGCGGCGAGGCTGGCGGCGAGCGGCCTGACGCCCCAACCCCTCTGGCTGCTGCTCTACCGACCGGAGGCGAGGGCCAGCCTCGAGGCGGAAGGGGCCGAGCTGACCGATGGGCCGCTCGCGGACACCGTAGCGGTGCGCTCTCCCAAACCGCTGGTCGAGCTTAGCGCCTTTAAGCGCGGCTGGGTGCAGGCGCAAAACCCGAGTTCGACCGTGCCCACCCGGCTCCTCGAGGTCAAGGCCGGCGAGCGCGTGCTCGACTTAGCGGGCGGCGGGGGCGTCAAGGCCGCGCAGCTGGCGGCGGCGGGCGCGGCCGTCACCAGCCTCGACCTCTTCGCCAAGAAGGCCGAGCGGGGGCGCGCCAACCTGCGCCGGCTCGGCCTCGAGGCCACCTTCCTCAGCCACGACCTGCGCACCCTGCCCGCGCTCGAGCCCGCCGCCAAGGTCCTCCTCGACGCGCCCTGCACCGGCACCGGCACCCTGCGCGGCCACCCCGAGCTGCGCACGCGGGTGACGGAGAAGGCCGTCCACGAGCTGGCCGCGCTCCAGCGCGAGCTGCTCGCGACCGCCGCAATGCTCACGCGGCCGGGCGGCCGGCTCGTCTACGCGGTTTGCGCGCTCACCCGCGCCGAAACTGTGGATAACGTCCGCTGGTTTCTGGACGCTCAGCCCGACTTTCGGCTCATCGAGCCCGAGCCGCCG